GGAGCGGCTTCAGTTCATGGAGTTCGTGCGTCAAAAGTCGCGACAGGTATGCCAGGGCCTGCCAGTGGGAGATTTTGAGCGACTGGAGCTGGAAGGCCTGGAAGCGCGCATGGTGGTTCGAACCGAGGGCGAGCACGTGTATCTTCTGCGAGCGTTGCGCGAGAGGCCCGGCGTCCAAGTTGAACCGAGCCACGTTTAAGCAAAAGGAGCGATCACATGAAGAGCGTCATCAACGACTGGCTGAAGGAACAAGCCGAACGGAAGGGCCTGTTCGCCATAGGGGTCGTGCACCCGGACAACTCATTCTCGGGCCAAAGCTGCTCCTCCATATATCCTTCGATTTTTCTGAACAATTCCTGGCGCTGTCTGAAGGAGACCTTTGAGACCGTGCGTGAACAGCATCAGTTCGATAGTCTATCCCTGAAGTGGGTTTATGAACATGCTTCGTTGTATGCGGCTCAGAGAATGGACCGCACCGTTTTGGGGCTATACGTCAGCCGGGACGAGCAGCTAGTGCCTCGAAGCGAGGTGGAGCAGATATTGAACGACTTTCTCTTTTTGGAAGACCAGACCCACTATCGAACGGCGTAAGGCGATCCGGTGAAAGAGCGGAGTGGCTTGACTCTGCAGCGATCCAATCCAGTTGTTTGCTGCAAGTCTTACCCGACCGTGAAGCCTTGATTATCTGCACGAAGGATCAGGAGCTCAGAATCCGACAGAAACCGTTGCATCGCCTTGCCCACGGCTTCAGGTTTCTGCAAGGTCAGGCAGACGATACTAGATCCCGAACCGCTCAACCACCCACCTAGAGCTCCGGCCTTTTCTCCGGCCTGAATGACTCTAGAAAGCTGAGGGATGAGCGGCTCCCGGTGGGGCTGGTGCATCCGATCGTCGAACAAGCCCTTTAGAAGTCCCAATTCCCCAGCGGCAAAAGCTGCCGTAACCAGAGCGGTACGGTTGATTCCGTGTAAAGCATCGGCTTTGTTATAGGAGTGGGGAATCGATTCCCGACCGGCCTCTAGGCTGATCCCAGAATTGGGAACGAGGCACACGAAAGATGCCTTGGGAGAAACCTCGAACCGAAGGCTCCGAGACGATTTACCCACCTTGCCAGCCGCTACAAAGCCCCCGAAAATAGAGGCTGCTGCGTTGTTCGCATGGCCTTCCAACTCGGTCGCTAAATCCAGCAAGGCGGTCCGATCCAGCTTCGTTTTCGCGAGCACATCCAGCGCGGCGAGGATCCCCACACGCAAACTGGCGCTGGCGCCCAGTCCTCTGCCATGCGGGATTTCTCCACCCAATTCAACGTCGATGCCAAATGCAGGCTTCCGGGTGCGGGCGAAAAACAGTTTGAACGCCTCGTAGATCAGCACCGTAGCCTTGGCCCATTCAGACTGGGGAATGGGCGAGACCAGGTTAACCCCCTTGGTCTTGCGCTGGGTCACCCGAACGTGACCATGGTGCTTCAGAGCCACCCCGAGCGCGTGGAGACCTGATCCGAGGTTGGAGGTGGAAGCGGGGACGACGATTTCGACCGAGTTAGGTTTCATCAGCTGCGTTTGTCGGTATACCAGCAGAACACAAGGCCGACTTGCAACTGGAAACTCACGTACGACGCTTGATTGGCGAGTGCCGAGGCAGGCATGATCTGCCGTATGACTCAGTCGATCGTTACCTTAGACCTGGAAGGGGTGTTGGTACCAGAAATCTGGATCGCGGTTGCGGACAAGACGGGAATCCCCGAACTGCGACTCACCACCCGAGATGTGCCCGACTATGACACTCTCATGGCAGGACGTCTGCAACTCCTCGAGAAGCACGGACTCAAACTCCAGGACATCCAGGAAGTCATTGCCACCCTGAAGCCTCTACCAGGAGCCTACGAATTTCTCGAGACTCTGCGCGCCCGAACCCAAGCCATTCTGCTATCGGACACTTTTGAGGAATTCGCGCAACCCTTGATGAAGCAGCTGGGATGGCCCACCATCTTCTGCCATCGGCTGGAGGTCATCAATGGACGGATCGTCAATTATCGGCTTCGCCAAAGCGATCAGAAGAGGAAATCGGTCGCGGCCTTGCGTGGTCTTGGTTATCGGGTCATCGCGGCCGGAGATTCCTTTAATGACACCACGATGCTAGCCGAGGCGAATGCCGGCTTCCTATTCCACGCGCCCATCAGCATTCAGCAGCAATTCCCGCAGTTCAAAGCCTTGGAGACCTATGGTGACCTCATGGCGCACATCGAACAGGAGTTGGAGAAGCCTTAGCGAAGACAACTGACTAAGCAAGGACAGGTCAGTCGGCGGTCTCTGCCTTGGGCTCCCGGGTCATGAGGGCCCTGAGTGCCTGGTCAGGCCGCTTACCCTGGTAGAGAAGCTGATAGACCTCATCGATGATTGGGGTGTCCAACCGCTTCTGGCGGGCAAGCTCCCATGACGATTGAGACGTGGGGTAACCTTCCACTACCGAGAGAGAGGTCGCCAAAATGTCCCGCAAACACTCGCCACGCCCAAGCCGTTCCCCAAAGGCACGATTCCGGCTTTGTTTGGAGAAGCAGGTGACCGTCAAGTCTCCCAGCCCACCCAAGCCCGCAAACGTCTCCGCTCGAGCACCACAAGCAACTCCCAAACGCCGGATTTCCGCAATACCTCGAGTCACCAAGGCAGCCTTGGAATTGTCCCCAAAGCCAAGCCCATCACTCACCCCCGCGGCGATGGCGACGACATTTTTTAACGCCCCACCCAACTCAACCCCGAGCTCATCATTGCTGGTATAGACGCGGAACACCGGACCATTGAACAACAACTGGGTCTGCTGGGCTGCCAGGGAATCTATACTCGCAGCCACTACCGCGGTTGGTATTCCACGTGCCACCTCAGCCGCCAACGAAGGCCCGGAGAGCGTCGAAATTGAGGCGTTGACCACAAGTGCACGCAGGATCCCGCACATAGTCAATCCACTCTCATGTTCAACCCCCTTCGTGACACTGATCATGAGCCCACCATATCCTGTCAAGGCAGTGGCCACCTCCCGAAAGCCCTTGGAGGGAACACTGACGACTAGCGCATCGCTGTCACGGACCGCATAGGGCAGGTCCGTGGTGAGCCTCCAAGTTGAAGGCAGTTTCACCCCTGGCAAATAGCGAAGGTTAACGCCGTCACGCTGCAAATCCGCCAGATGCCCCGCGCTCCGACCCCACATGGATACCTGGTGACCATTCTCTGTCAGGCGTAGGCCCAATGCCGTACCCCAAGCCCCAGCCCCCAGGATGGTGACTTTCATTTCCGCACCTCCCCCGGTTTGCCTCCGATTCGATTCTCAGTGCCCTTCAGAAGGCGGGAGATATTGGCTCGATGCTTATAGATCGCCAATGCGCTCAGGAAGGATGTCATTGCAATCAAGGTGAAGCTTTGTCCGGTGGCCCAAGTGATTACTGGGAGGAAAGCAGCCGCCGCGAGGGATCCCAATGATACATAGCGGCTTAAGCCGAACACGATCAAAAACACGACCAAGACACCCAAAAAAGCCCACGGCACCAAAGCCAAAAGAACACCGGCGGATGTCGCGATCCCTTTGCCTCCCTTAAACTTCAGCCAGCAGGTGTAATTGTGTCCGAGGACAGCTGCAACGCCGGCAGAGATGCTCATCCATTCCAGGAATGTTGGCGAGGCTGCCGGATCAACCCAGCCTAGCGAGCGCACGATCCATGGCAGGCCTAGACAGGCAGTATAGCCTTTCAAAGCATCCACGAGCAGCACCGTGGCGCCCGGCCCCTTTCCGAGAATGCGGAAAGCGTTTGTAGCTCCGATGTTGCCGCTGCCCACGGTCCTCAGGTCGATGCCCAGGGCACGAGCGACCAGAAAACCGGTGGGGAAGGACCCCAAGAAATAAGCACCCACGATCAAAAAGCTGAACAATCCGATCTGCACCGGGAAAATCTCCCGCCTAGATCTGCCAACATCAAGGACCAAAGTTCAGTTGTCATCGTCGGTTGGTAGGTGTCACCTTAAAGGCGTGACGGAACACGGCACGAATTCATCGATCTACAGCGGAACGCTTCGAGTTGCGGTCATCGGTACCGGCTCCCTAGGCAAAGAACATGCCCGAATCTATGCAGATCTGGCCGCGGCGGGTGTTGTCGAATTTACCGGGGTTTACGACACCCTTCCTGAGAATGCCCGACGTGTGGCTGAGAAGGTCCGCACCCAAGCGTTTCTAAAGCTCGAGGATCTCATCGATCGCAGCGATGCTGTAAGCGTGGTCACACCGACCTCCACGCACTTCGATATCGCCAAGATTCTCCTGCAGAACGGTAAGCATCTTCTGATCGAAAAACCGATGACCAGCGATTCGCGGCAGGCAGAGGAACTGGTCGAGCTAGCTCGAGGAAAGAACTTGCTGCTGCAGGTCGGACACGTAGAGCGATTTAACCCCGTTTTCCAGTATCTCCGAACCGTGGCGACGCTGCCGCGTTTCATCGAAACCCACCGGCTGTCACCCTACCCGGCTCGGAGCACCGACGTGGGCGTGGTGCTGGACTTGATGATTCACGATTTAGACGTCGTGCTGGCGTTTGTGAACTCCCCCATTACGAGCGTGGATGCGGTTGGCATTCCGGTATTGAGCAAATCGGAGGACATCGCGAACGCGAGACTAAAGTTCGCAAACGGATGTGTGGCCAACCTCACTGCCAGTCGGATAAGTCCCGAAAGACTGCGTAAAATCCGAGTCTTTAGCGGTGGCGAACACCCCACCTACGTGTCGCTCGACTACCGGGCACAGGAAGGCTTCATCTATCGGCTGGCCAAAGGAAACGAAAGCGAAAGTTCTCTATTGAGAAAACTGCTCGCCGCCAAGGACTCGACGATTGTCAGCGAGTTTGGCGGACGCAGAATTGTTCGCGAACCGGTGCCCATCCGCAAAGATGAACCCCTGAAACTGGAACTGGAAAGCTTTGTGGAGTGCGTT
The Verrucomicrobiales bacterium genome window above contains:
- the thrB gene encoding homoserine kinase, yielding MKPNSVEIVVPASTSNLGSGLHALGVALKHHGHVRVTQRKTKGVNLVSPIPQSEWAKATVLIYEAFKLFFARTRKPAFGIDVELGGEIPHGRGLGASASLRVGILAALDVLAKTKLDRTALLDLATELEGHANNAAASIFGGFVAAGKVGKSSRSLRFEVSPKASFVCLVPNSGISLEAGRESIPHSYNKADALHGINRTALVTAAFAAGELGLLKGLFDDRMHQPHREPLIPQLSRVIQAGEKAGALGGWLSGSGSSIVCLTLQKPEAVGKAMQRFLSDSELLILRADNQGFTVG
- the thrH gene encoding bifunctional phosphoserine phosphatase/homoserine phosphotransferase ThrH, coding for MTQSIVTLDLEGVLVPEIWIAVADKTGIPELRLTTRDVPDYDTLMAGRLQLLEKHGLKLQDIQEVIATLKPLPGAYEFLETLRARTQAILLSDTFEEFAQPLMKQLGWPTIFCHRLEVINGRIVNYRLRQSDQKRKSVAALRGLGYRVIAAGDSFNDTTMLAEANAGFLFHAPISIQQQFPQFKALETYGDLMAHIEQELEKP
- a CDS encoding NAD(P)-dependent glycerol-3-phosphate dehydrogenase; protein product: MKVTILGAGAWGTALGLRLTENGHQVSMWGRSAGHLADLQRDGVNLRYLPGVKLPSTWRLTTDLPYAVRDSDALVVSVPSKGFREVATALTGYGGLMISVTKGVEHESGLTMCGILRALVVNASISTLSGPSLAAEVARGIPTAVVAASIDSLAAQQTQLLFNGPVFRVYTSNDELGVELGGALKNVVAIAAGVSDGLGFGDNSKAALVTRGIAEIRRLGVACGARAETFAGLGGLGDLTVTCFSKQSRNRAFGERLGRGECLRDILATSLSVVEGYPTSQSSWELARQKRLDTPIIDEVYQLLYQGKRPDQALRALMTREPKAETAD
- the plsY gene encoding glycerol-3-phosphate 1-O-acyltransferase PlsY — encoded protein: MVLDVGRSRREIFPVQIGLFSFLIVGAYFLGSFPTGFLVARALGIDLRTVGSGNIGATNAFRILGKGPGATVLLVDALKGYTACLGLPWIVRSLGWVDPAASPTFLEWMSISAGVAAVLGHNYTCWLKFKGGKGIATSAGVLLALVPWAFLGVLVVFLIVFGLSRYVSLGSLAAAAFLPVITWATGQSFTLIAMTSFLSALAIYKHRANISRLLKGTENRIGGKPGEVRK
- a CDS encoding Gfo/Idh/MocA family oxidoreductase, coding for MYSGTLRVAVIGTGSLGKEHARIYADLAAAGVVEFTGVYDTLPENARRVAEKVRTQAFLKLEDLIDRSDAVSVVTPTSTHFDIAKILLQNGKHLLIEKPMTSDSRQAEELVELARGKNLLLQVGHVERFNPVFQYLRTVATLPRFIETHRLSPYPARSTDVGVVLDLMIHDLDVVLAFVNSPITSVDAVGIPVLSKSEDIANARLKFANGCVANLTASRISPERLRKIRVFSGGEHPTYVSLDYRAQEGFIYRLAKGNESESSLLRKLLAAKDSTIVSEFGGRRIVREPVPIRKDEPLKLELESFVECVKSSCSPVVSGESAKRALDVAFEISRQIQKALP